A genome region from Setaria italica strain Yugu1 chromosome III, Setaria_italica_v2.0, whole genome shotgun sequence includes the following:
- the LOC101776845 gene encoding TPR repeat-containing thioredoxin TTL1 isoform X2, with amino-acid sequence MADADRMRLRAAALSLHDDEGVRDKPDRKADVFADLGSPVSPLRLRPAAGTPSSSSSSAGSAKSPAPGNAAAAAVGRGGARGNHSGELDGSNPPRPPGHRRSGSGPLIFSGGSSSAGSVGGCGGGGSTASSPLTNALPTGNICPSGRVAGAAAAPQPPRARPVVLGSGTGHYGHGSIMRGGGGSAGGATPARSSIDAAPLHRNSSRSPASCPAPPPASSAGLQEITRAGNERYKKGRYGEALQHYDRAVALCPDSAACRGNRAAALIGLGRLAEAFSECEEAVRLDPASGRARGRLAGLSLRLGMVDKARMHFTLAGNVNQSDHAELQKLHEVESHQGRCMDARKIGDWKSTLREADAAIANGADSSQLLLALRSEALLRLHKLEEADSTITSLLKLDNASLPSMPTKLSGMAADSYVLVVQAQVNMAFGRFDSAVALAEKARVIDCGNPEVEVILNNVRLVARARAQGNELFKAGKFAEASIAYGEGLKYEPSNPVLYCNRAACWSKLGRWAKAVEDCNEALRVQPNYTKALLRRAASYAKLERWADCVRDYELLRKDLPGDTEVEESLFRAQVALKTTHGEEVSNMKFGGEVEAVTSLEQLRDAIHSPGVSVLYFMATMNQQCAQITPSVDSLCSECPSVNFLKVNVDESPMVARAENVRVVPTFKIYKDGTRVKEMICPSLQVLRYSVRHYAVSSS; translated from the exons ATGGCCGACGCTGACCGGATGCGCCTGCGCGCCGCGGCGCTCTCGCTCCACGACGACGAGGGCGTCAGGGACAAGCCGGACCGGAAGGCGGACGTCTTCGCGGATCTCGGCTCGCCGGTCTCGCCGCTGCGCCTGCGCCCGGCCGCGGGGAcaccgtcgtcctcgtcctcgtcggccGGGTCCGCCaagtcgccggcgccgggcaaTGCGGCTGCAGCGGCcgtggggaggggcggcgcccgGGGGAACCACTCGGGCGAGCTGGACGGCAGCAACCCGCCGCGCCCAcccggccaccgccgctccGGATCTGGCCCGCTGATTTtctccggcggcagcagcagcgcgggGAGCGTcggggggtgcggcggcggcgggagcaccGCGAGCTCGCCACTCACCAATGCGCTCCCCACCGGCAACATCTGCCCGTCCGGCCGCGTCGCGGGGGCGGCtgccgcgccgcagccgccgcgcgctcgcccggTCGTGCTCGGATCCGGCACGGGGCACTATGGCCACGGCAGCATcatgcgcggcggcggtggaagtgCCGGAGGAGCGACCCCCGCGAGAAGCAGCATTGACGCGGCCCCACTCCACAGGAACTCCTCGAGGtctccggcgagctgcccggcgccgccgccggccagcagTGCTGGTCTTCAAGAAATCACTCGCGCCGGGAACGAGCGGTACAAGAAGGGCCGCTACGGGGAGGCGCTGCAGCACTACGACCGTGCCGTGGCGCTATGCCCGGACAGCGCCGCCTGCCGCGGcaaccgcgccgccgcgctcatCGGACTCGGCCGCCTGGCAGAAGCGTTCAGCGAGTGTGAGGAGGCCGTCCGTCTCGATCCGGCGAGCGGCCGTGCGCGCGGCCGCCTGGCCGGCTTATCTCTCCG GCTTGGGATGGTTGACAAGGCAAGGATGCACTTTACACTGGCTGGGAATGTAAACCAGTCTGAtcatgctgagttgcagaagctGCATGAGGTGGAAAGCCATCAGGGGAGATGCATGGATGCAAGGAAAATCGGAGATTGGAAGAGCACACTACGGGAGGCTGATGCGGCAATTGCCAATGGGGCTGACTCCTCTCAATTG CTTCTTGCCTTGAGGTCAGAAGCACTTCTTCGGTTGCACAAGTTAGAGGAAGCTGATTCAACTATTACAAGTTTATTGAAATTGGACAATGCATCACTACCTTCGATGCCAACCAAACTCTCAGGCATGGCGGCTGATTCTTACGTGCTTGTTGTCCAAGCCCAGGTCAACATGGCATTCGGAAG GTTTGATTCAGCTGTTGCATTAGCTGAGAAGGCTAGAGTTATTGATTGTGGAAACCCAGAGGTTGAAGTGATCCTAAATAACGTGAGATTAGTTGCAAGGGCTCGAGCCCAGGGGAATGAACTTTTTAAGGCTGGCAAGTTTGCTGAGGCATCTATAGCCTATGGAGAAGGGCTCAAATATGAGCCCTCGAATCCGGTACTGTACTGTAATCGGGCAGCTTGCTGGTCGAAGTTAGGTCGGTGGGCGAAAGCTGTTGAGGACTGCAATGAGGCCCTAAGAGTCCAACCTAACTACACAAAGGCTCTGTTAAGACGCGCAGCATCCTATGCAAAG CTTGAGCGTTGGGCTGATTGTGTGCGAGACTATGAGCTGCTGCGCAAGGATCTTCCTGGTGACACAGAGGTTGAGGAGTCTTTATTCCGTGCACAAGTCGCATTGAAGACCACCCATGGAGAGGAGGTGTCAAATATGAAGTTTGGAGGGGAGGTTGAGGCAGTTACCAGCTTAGAGCAACTCCGAGATGCTATCCATTCACCTG GTGTATCAGTTCTTTACTTCATGGCAACAATGAATCAGCAATGCGCACAGATTACCCCGTCGGTGGACTCCCTTTGCTCCGAGTGCCCTTCAGTGAATTTCCTGAAG GTAAATGTTGATGAGAGCCCTATGGTAGCAAGAGCAGAGAATGTGCGTGTAGTCCCAACCTTCAAGATTTACAAGGATGGGACAAGAGTGAAGGAGATGATCTGCCCTAGCTTACAGGTCTTGCGCTATTCTGTGAGGCACTATGCTGTCTCCAGCTCCTGA
- the LOC101776845 gene encoding TPR repeat-containing thioredoxin TTL1 isoform X1 → MADADRMRLRAAALSLHDDEGVRDKPDRKADVFADLGSPVSPLRLRPAAGTPSSSSSSAGSAKSPAPGNAAAAAVGRGGARGNHSGELDGSNPPRPPGHRRSGSGPLIFSGGSSSAGSVGGCGGGGSTASSPLTNALPTGNICPSGRVAGAAAAPQPPRARPVVLGSGTGHYGHGSIMRGGGGSAGGATPARSSIDAAPLHRNSSRSPASCPAPPPASSAGLQEITRAGNERYKKGRYGEALQHYDRAVALCPDSAACRGNRAAALIGLGRLAEAFSECEEAVRLDPASGRARGRLAGLSLRLGMVDKARMHFTLAGNVNQSDHAELQKLHEVESHQGRCMDARKIGDWKSTLREADAAIANGADSSQLLLALRSEALLRLHKLEEADSTITSLLKLDNASLPSMPTKLSGMAADSYVLVVQAQVNMAFGRCRYQTLRILITSFHGYSYTIIEICICRFDSAVALAEKARVIDCGNPEVEVILNNVRLVARARAQGNELFKAGKFAEASIAYGEGLKYEPSNPVLYCNRAACWSKLGRWAKAVEDCNEALRVQPNYTKALLRRAASYAKLERWADCVRDYELLRKDLPGDTEVEESLFRAQVALKTTHGEEVSNMKFGGEVEAVTSLEQLRDAIHSPGVSVLYFMATMNQQCAQITPSVDSLCSECPSVNFLKVNVDESPMVARAENVRVVPTFKIYKDGTRVKEMICPSLQVLRYSVRHYAVSSS, encoded by the exons ATGGCCGACGCTGACCGGATGCGCCTGCGCGCCGCGGCGCTCTCGCTCCACGACGACGAGGGCGTCAGGGACAAGCCGGACCGGAAGGCGGACGTCTTCGCGGATCTCGGCTCGCCGGTCTCGCCGCTGCGCCTGCGCCCGGCCGCGGGGAcaccgtcgtcctcgtcctcgtcggccGGGTCCGCCaagtcgccggcgccgggcaaTGCGGCTGCAGCGGCcgtggggaggggcggcgcccgGGGGAACCACTCGGGCGAGCTGGACGGCAGCAACCCGCCGCGCCCAcccggccaccgccgctccGGATCTGGCCCGCTGATTTtctccggcggcagcagcagcgcgggGAGCGTcggggggtgcggcggcggcgggagcaccGCGAGCTCGCCACTCACCAATGCGCTCCCCACCGGCAACATCTGCCCGTCCGGCCGCGTCGCGGGGGCGGCtgccgcgccgcagccgccgcgcgctcgcccggTCGTGCTCGGATCCGGCACGGGGCACTATGGCCACGGCAGCATcatgcgcggcggcggtggaagtgCCGGAGGAGCGACCCCCGCGAGAAGCAGCATTGACGCGGCCCCACTCCACAGGAACTCCTCGAGGtctccggcgagctgcccggcgccgccgccggccagcagTGCTGGTCTTCAAGAAATCACTCGCGCCGGGAACGAGCGGTACAAGAAGGGCCGCTACGGGGAGGCGCTGCAGCACTACGACCGTGCCGTGGCGCTATGCCCGGACAGCGCCGCCTGCCGCGGcaaccgcgccgccgcgctcatCGGACTCGGCCGCCTGGCAGAAGCGTTCAGCGAGTGTGAGGAGGCCGTCCGTCTCGATCCGGCGAGCGGCCGTGCGCGCGGCCGCCTGGCCGGCTTATCTCTCCG GCTTGGGATGGTTGACAAGGCAAGGATGCACTTTACACTGGCTGGGAATGTAAACCAGTCTGAtcatgctgagttgcagaagctGCATGAGGTGGAAAGCCATCAGGGGAGATGCATGGATGCAAGGAAAATCGGAGATTGGAAGAGCACACTACGGGAGGCTGATGCGGCAATTGCCAATGGGGCTGACTCCTCTCAATTG CTTCTTGCCTTGAGGTCAGAAGCACTTCTTCGGTTGCACAAGTTAGAGGAAGCTGATTCAACTATTACAAGTTTATTGAAATTGGACAATGCATCACTACCTTCGATGCCAACCAAACTCTCAGGCATGGCGGCTGATTCTTACGTGCTTGTTGTCCAAGCCCAGGTCAACATGGCATTCGGAAGGTGCAGATACCAAACATTGAGAATTCTAATAACTTCTTTCCATGGTTATAGTTACACAATTATTGAAATTTGTATCTGCAGGTTTGATTCAGCTGTTGCATTAGCTGAGAAGGCTAGAGTTATTGATTGTGGAAACCCAGAGGTTGAAGTGATCCTAAATAACGTGAGATTAGTTGCAAGGGCTCGAGCCCAGGGGAATGAACTTTTTAAGGCTGGCAAGTTTGCTGAGGCATCTATAGCCTATGGAGAAGGGCTCAAATATGAGCCCTCGAATCCGGTACTGTACTGTAATCGGGCAGCTTGCTGGTCGAAGTTAGGTCGGTGGGCGAAAGCTGTTGAGGACTGCAATGAGGCCCTAAGAGTCCAACCTAACTACACAAAGGCTCTGTTAAGACGCGCAGCATCCTATGCAAAG CTTGAGCGTTGGGCTGATTGTGTGCGAGACTATGAGCTGCTGCGCAAGGATCTTCCTGGTGACACAGAGGTTGAGGAGTCTTTATTCCGTGCACAAGTCGCATTGAAGACCACCCATGGAGAGGAGGTGTCAAATATGAAGTTTGGAGGGGAGGTTGAGGCAGTTACCAGCTTAGAGCAACTCCGAGATGCTATCCATTCACCTG GTGTATCAGTTCTTTACTTCATGGCAACAATGAATCAGCAATGCGCACAGATTACCCCGTCGGTGGACTCCCTTTGCTCCGAGTGCCCTTCAGTGAATTTCCTGAAG GTAAATGTTGATGAGAGCCCTATGGTAGCAAGAGCAGAGAATGTGCGTGTAGTCCCAACCTTCAAGATTTACAAGGATGGGACAAGAGTGAAGGAGATGATCTGCCCTAGCTTACAGGTCTTGCGCTATTCTGTGAGGCACTATGCTGTCTCCAGCTCCTGA
- the LOC101775916 gene encoding uncharacterized protein LOC101775916 isoform X2 — MKSKANGSIQKAGKANDVQGGPNWVLVAGGVLLSTLSVRLGSKLKQIFVTKQQNTSNKAKRRPGACDLHSNLYRFSDQTSCHCFMSDGGVEVKQVPQSPISISTEPSNLLVKIAAPESSKENSGVMWSSSPDQLEDPRKPFQHSNCSGSPSVSESGSDIYTKREVIQKLRQQLKRRDEMIMEMQAQIADLKNSLTIQVTQNTNLQSQLDGTNRDLFESEREVQHLRKIVADYCVAEPLLHDKPFQDGQWQSNGTNGHVNGYSDSSIDDPVLHFNGVEKRKGEAERVELLKREVGELKEVIEGKDFLLQSYKEQKVELCSKVRELQEKLSAQVPNIL, encoded by the exons ATGAAGTCTAAGGCCAACGGGAGCATACAGAAGGCAGGGAAGGCTAATGATGTCCAAGGAGGACCAAACTGGGTTCTTGTTGCAGGAGGAGTTTTGCTTAGCACACTTTCAGTCAGACTTGGGTCCAAATTGAAGCAAATATTTGTAACCAAGCAGCAAAACACTTCTAACAAAG CCAAAAGAAGGCCTGGGGCATGTGATCTGCACTCCAACCTCTACAGGTTTAGTGATCAAACCAGCTGCCACTGTTTTATGTCAG ATGGTGGAGTGGAGGTCAAGCAAGTACCTCAAAGTCCTATATCCATATCAACTGAACCATCCAATCTTCTTGTGAAGATAGCAGCACCAGAATCAAGCAAAGAGAACAGTGGTGTCATGTGGTCATCATCGCCTGACCAGCTTGAAGATCCTCGCAAGCCATTTCAGCACTCAAACTGTTCAGGCTCTCCCTCTGTTTCAGAATCAGGATCTGACATTTATACCAAGCGAGAGGTCATACAGAAGCTGAGGCAGCAGCTCAAGAGACGCGATGAGATGATCATGGAGATGCAAGCTCAGATTGCGGATCTCAAGAACTCTCTCACCATCCAGGTGACACAGAACACCAACTTGCAGTCTCAATTGGATGGCACTAACCGAGATCTGTTTGAATCTGAGAGGGAAGTTCAGCATCTGAGGAAGATCGTCGCAGATTATTGCGTTGCAGAGCCGCTCTTGCACGATAAGCCTTTTCAAGATGGACAGTGGCAATCAAATGGCACCAATGGGCATGTTAATGGCTATTCTGACAGTAGTATTGATGACCCTGTGTTGCACTTTAACGGTGTTGagaagaggaaaggagaggcAGAGAGGGTGGAGTTGCTTAAGAGAGAGGTCGGTGAGCTGAAGGAAGTTATCGAAGGCAAGGACTTCCTGCTTCAGAGCTACAAGGAGCAGAAGGTTGAGCTGTGCTCTAAGGTCAGAGAACTGCAGGAAAAGCTCTCAGCTCAAGTGCCGAACATCTTGTAG
- the LOC101775916 gene encoding uncharacterized protein LOC101775916 isoform X1 produces MKSKANGSIQKAGKANDVQGGPNWVLVAGGVLLSTLSVRLGSKLKQIFVTKQQNTSNKAKRRPGACDLHSNLYRFSDQTSCHCFMSGHADGGVEVKQVPQSPISISTEPSNLLVKIAAPESSKENSGVMWSSSPDQLEDPRKPFQHSNCSGSPSVSESGSDIYTKREVIQKLRQQLKRRDEMIMEMQAQIADLKNSLTIQVTQNTNLQSQLDGTNRDLFESEREVQHLRKIVADYCVAEPLLHDKPFQDGQWQSNGTNGHVNGYSDSSIDDPVLHFNGVEKRKGEAERVELLKREVGELKEVIEGKDFLLQSYKEQKVELCSKVRELQEKLSAQVPNIL; encoded by the exons ATGAAGTCTAAGGCCAACGGGAGCATACAGAAGGCAGGGAAGGCTAATGATGTCCAAGGAGGACCAAACTGGGTTCTTGTTGCAGGAGGAGTTTTGCTTAGCACACTTTCAGTCAGACTTGGGTCCAAATTGAAGCAAATATTTGTAACCAAGCAGCAAAACACTTCTAACAAAG CCAAAAGAAGGCCTGGGGCATGTGATCTGCACTCCAACCTCTACAGGTTTAGTGATCAAACCAGCTGCCACTGTTTTATGTCAG GGCACGCAGATGGTGGAGTGGAGGTCAAGCAAGTACCTCAAAGTCCTATATCCATATCAACTGAACCATCCAATCTTCTTGTGAAGATAGCAGCACCAGAATCAAGCAAAGAGAACAGTGGTGTCATGTGGTCATCATCGCCTGACCAGCTTGAAGATCCTCGCAAGCCATTTCAGCACTCAAACTGTTCAGGCTCTCCCTCTGTTTCAGAATCAGGATCTGACATTTATACCAAGCGAGAGGTCATACAGAAGCTGAGGCAGCAGCTCAAGAGACGCGATGAGATGATCATGGAGATGCAAGCTCAGATTGCGGATCTCAAGAACTCTCTCACCATCCAGGTGACACAGAACACCAACTTGCAGTCTCAATTGGATGGCACTAACCGAGATCTGTTTGAATCTGAGAGGGAAGTTCAGCATCTGAGGAAGATCGTCGCAGATTATTGCGTTGCAGAGCCGCTCTTGCACGATAAGCCTTTTCAAGATGGACAGTGGCAATCAAATGGCACCAATGGGCATGTTAATGGCTATTCTGACAGTAGTATTGATGACCCTGTGTTGCACTTTAACGGTGTTGagaagaggaaaggagaggcAGAGAGGGTGGAGTTGCTTAAGAGAGAGGTCGGTGAGCTGAAGGAAGTTATCGAAGGCAAGGACTTCCTGCTTCAGAGCTACAAGGAGCAGAAGGTTGAGCTGTGCTCTAAGGTCAGAGAACTGCAGGAAAAGCTCTCAGCTCAAGTGCCGAACATCTTGTAG